Proteins from one Oryza sativa Japonica Group chromosome 12, ASM3414082v1 genomic window:
- the LOC4352911 gene encoding uncharacterized protein has protein sequence MAKPKEDQRGPNKDEAQKQKQTPWLAQLEESQQAKMPQWPSLQLPAAAAARRATPFALCRSSSSSVSASASNQDLVACSWQKEDEAEAQSLVVVGGGAAGVYASIRAKSLAPHLNVLVFDKGRFLSKVKISGGGRCNVTNGHHLEPLGMARNYPRGHKELRGSFFKNHGPQDTMRWFSDHGVELKTEDDGRVFPVTDNSASIVDCLLNEARRLGVSLQAGKAVTGASVTENGKFVVKVEKRTVDFVDHVNAKYVLVATGSSQQGYSIAAQFGHSIIAPVPSLFTFKITDKRLADLSGVTFPIVKAKLKLDGIKRSAPELTQIGPMLVTHWGLSGPVVLRLSAWGARELHQYNYQAKLTVDFIPDIHIEDVKRILFLHKDHHAKHKINNSFPMEFALVKRFWKFLLEQESLDGDMHWASIPNNNLNTVALRLKQWMFEVVAKGQFKDEFVTAGGVPLSEISLSTMESKKQPNLFFAGEVLNVDGVTGGFNFQNAWTGGYIAGTSIGTLASSNMRQQQPYLQLDGS, from the exons ATGGCAAAGCCCAAAGAGGACCAAAGAGGCCCAAATAAAGATGAGGCCCAGAAGCAGAAGCAAACACCATGGTTAGCTCAGCTGGAGGAGAGCCAACAAGCAAAAATGCCGCAGTGGCCGTCACTCcagctgcccgccgccgccgccgcccgccgcgccacTCCCTTCGCCTTGTGcaggagctcgtcgtcctccgtTTCTGCGTCAGCGTCCAACCAGGACCTGGTAGCGTGTTCTTGGCAAAAGGAGGATGAGGCCGAGGCGCAGtcgttggtggtggtgggcggagGCGCCGCCGGGGTGTACGCCTCCATAAGGGCCAAGTCCCTGGCTCCCCACCTCAACGTCCTAGTCTTCGACAAAGGAAGGTTCTTGTCCAAG GTCAAGATTTCTGGTGGTGGCCGATGCAATGTCACCAACGGGCATCATCTGGAGCCATTG GGGATGGCAAGAAATTATCCTAGGGGACACAAAGAACTCAGAGGATCGTTCTTCAAAAATCATGGCCCTCAGGATACTATGCGTTGGTTCTCAGATCATGGTGTCGAGCTTAAG ACAGAAGATGATGGTAGAGTTTTCCCTGTCACTGACAATTCTGCATCGATAGTAGATTGCCTACTGAATGAAGCAAGGCGACTTGGAG TTTCCCTGCAGGCTGGTAAAGCTGTGACTGGTGCATCTGTCACTGAAAATGGGAAGTTTGTTGTGAAGGTTGAGAAGCGTACCGTTGATTTTGTGGATCATGTAAACGCTAAATATGTCTTAGTTGCTACAGGGAGCAGCCAGCAG GGTTATTCAATTGCTGCACAATTTGGTCACTCTATTATTGCTCCAGTGCCCAGCCTTTTCACATTTAAAATTACAGACAAGCGATTGGCTGACCTCTCTGGG GTCACATTCCCAATAGTCAAAGCAAAACTGAAGCTAGACGGCATTAAGAGAAGTGCTCCTGAATTAACTCAG ATTGGACCTATGTTAGTTACACACTGGGGGCTTAGTGGGCCTGTTGTTCTTCGTTTGTCCGCATGGGGAGCACGTGAACTGCATCAGTACAACTACCAAG CAAAGCTCACCGTTGACTTCATACCCGACATTCATATTGAGGACGTGAAGCGCATCCTTTTCCTGCACAAAGATCACCATGCG AAGCACAAAATAAACAACTCTTTTCCCATGGAGTTCGCTCTGGTGAAGAGATTTTGGAAATTCTTGCTAGAACAGGAG AGTTTAGATGGTGATATGCACTGGGCGTCCATACCAAATAATAATCTAAACACAGTAGCCCTTAGGTTAAAGCAATGGATGTTTGAGGTTGTCGCTAAG GGTCAATTCAAAGATGAATTTGTCACCGCCGGAGGTGTTCCACTTTCAGAG ATATCGCTGAGCACTATGGAAAGCAAGAAACAGCCCAACCTGTTTTTTGCAGGAGAG GTACTTAATGTTGATGGGGTCACTGGCGGATTCAATTTTCAG AATGCATGGACCGGTGGGTATATAGCTGGGACAAGCATAGGAACATTGGCATCAAGCAACATGAGGCAGCAACAGCCATATTTGCAACTGGACGGATCATGA
- the LOC4352910 gene encoding plasma membrane ATPase 1 yields the protein MAEKEGNLDAVLKEAVDLENIPLEEVFENLRCSREGLTTQQAQQRLEIFGPNKLEEKEESKFLKFLGFMWNPLSWVMEAAAIMAIALANGGGKPPDWQDFVGIITLLVINSTISFIEENNAGNAAAALMARLAPKAKVLRDGRWTEEEAAILVPGDIVSIKLGDIIPADARLLEGDPLKIDQSALTGESLPVTKGPGDGVYSGSTVKQGEIEAIVIATGVHTFFGKAAHLVDSTNQVGHFQKVLTAIGNFCICSIAVGMFVEIIVMYPIQHRAYRPGIDNLLVLLIGGIPIAMPTVLSVTMAIGSHRLSQQGAITKRMTAIEEMAGMDVLCSDKTGTLTLNKLTVDKNLIDVFERGITQDQVILMAARASRTENQDAIDTAIVGMLADPKEARAGIQEVHFLPFNPTDKRTALTYIDGDGKMYRVSKGAPEQILHLAHNKPEIERRVHAVIDKFAERGLRSLAVAYQEVPEGTKESPGGPWHFVGLMPLFDPPRHDSAETIRRALNLGVNVKMITGDQLAIGKETGRRLGMGTNMYPSSALLGQNKDESIAALPVDDLIEKADGFAGVFPEHKYEIVKRLQARKHICGMTGDGVNDAPALKKADIGIAVADATDAARSASDIVLTEPGLSVIISAVLTSRAIFQRMKNYTIYAVSITIRIVLGFMLLALIWKFDFPPFMVLIIAILNDGTIMTISKDRVKPSPLPDSWKLAEIFTTGVVLGGYLAMMTVIFFWAAYKTDFFPRIFHVESLEKTAQDDFQKLASAVYLQVSTISQALIFVTRSRSWSFVERPGFLLVFAFLVAQLIATLIAVYADWAFTSIKGIGWGWAGIVWLYNLIFYFPLDIIKFLIRYALSGKAWDLVIEQRIAFTRKKDFGKEERELKWAHAQRTLHGLQPPDAKMFSEKAGYNELNQMAEEAKRRAEIARLRELHTLKGHVESVVKLKGLDIETIQQSYTV from the exons ATGGCTGAGAAGGAGGGCAACCTCGACGCCGTCCTCAAGGAGGCCGTCGACTTG GAGAATATTCCCCTCGAGGAAGTGTTTGAGAACCTGAGATGCAGCCGCGAGGGTCTCACAACTCAGCAGGCGCAGCAGCGCCTCGAAATCTTTGGCCCCAACAAGCTTGAGGAGAAGGAG GAGAGCAAGTTCCTCAAGTTTTTGGGGTTCATGTGGAATCCACTCTCATGGGTCATGGAAGCTGCAGCTATCATGGCCATTGCGCTGGCGAATGGAGGG GGGAAGCCACCGGATTGGCAGGACTTTGTTGGTATCATAACTCTTCTTGTTATCAACTCGACAATCAGTTTCATTGAGGAAAACAATGCTGgcaatgctgctgctgcactcATGGCCCGTCTTGCACCAAAGGCCAAG GTGCTTCGTGATGGCCGATGGACTGAGGAAGAGGCGGCCATCCTTGTACCAGGGGATATCGTAAGTATTAAACTTGGAGACATTATACCTGCAGATGCGCGTCTCCTTGAGGGAGATCCTTTGAAGATCGATCAG TCTGCCCTGACTGGAGAATCATTGCCTGTCACCAAAGGTCCTGGTGATGGTGTCTATTCTGGTTCGACTGTCAAGCAAGGTGAGATCGAAGCCATAGTGATTGCTACTGGTGTTCACACTTTCTTCGGAAAAGCAGCACACCTTGTTGACTCAACTAACCAAGTTGGTCATTTCCAGAAG GTCCTGACGGCTATTGGGAATTTCTGCATTTGCTCAATTGCTGTGGGAATGTTTGTTGAGATCATTGTAATGTACCCTATCCAGCACAGGGCATACCGCCCCGGGATTGACAACCTCCTTGTCCTTCTCATTGGAGGCATTCCCATAGCCATGCCAACAGTCTTATCTGTGACTATGGCAATTGGGTCACACCGCTTGTCTCAACAG GGAGCGATCACAAAGAGAATGACTGCAATTGAGGAGATGGCGGGCATGGATGTTCTTTGCAGTGATAAAACTGGAACTTTGACCTTGAATAAGCTCACCGTGGACAAGAACCTCATTGAT GTCTTTGAAAGAGGAATCACTCAGGACCAAGTGATTCTCATGGCTGCTAGAGCATCACGAACAGAAAACCAGGATGCTATTGATACTGCAATAGTTGGGATGCTAGCTGATCCAAAAGAG GCCCGTGCTGGTATTCAAGAAGTTCATTTCCTGCCATTCAATCCTACTGACAAAAGAACAGCATTGACATACATTGATGGTGATGGCAAAATGTATCGTGTTAGTAAGGGTGCACCTGAGCAG ATTCTCCACCTTGCTCATAACAAACCGGAGATAGAGCGGAGGGTCCATGCTGTGATTGACAAATTTGCAGAACGTGGACTTAGATCGCTTGCTGTAGCATACCAG GAAGTACCAGAGGGGACGAAAGAAAGCCCTGGTGGCCCATGGCATTTTGTTGGTCTCATGCCACTTTTTGATCCTCCAAGGCACGACAGTGCTGAAACAATTCGGCGGGCACTTAATCTTGGTGTCAATGTCAAGATGATCACAG GTGATCAGCTGGCAATTGGAAAAGAAACAGGGCGTCGCCTGGGAATGGGTACAAACATGTACCCTTCATCCGCTTTGCTGGGACAGAACAAGGATGAGTCCATTGCCGCTTTACCAGTTGATGATCTCATTGAGAAAGCTGATGGCTTTGCTGGTGTATTCCCAG AGCACAAGTATGAGATTGTGAAACGTCTGCAAGCAAGAAAGCACATATGTGGAATGACTGGTGATGGTGTCAATGATGCTCCAGCCCTAAAGAAAGCTGACATTGGTATTGCTGTTGCTGATGCAACTGATGCAGCCAGGAGTGCTTCAGATATTGTGCTCACAGAACCTGGTCTTAGTGTGATCATCAGTGCTGTGCTTACAAGTCGTGCAATTTTCCAGCGTATGAAGAACTACACT ATCTATGCTGTCTCAATCACCATTCGTATAGTG CTTGGATTTATGCTACTTGCGCTCATCTGGAAATTCGATTTCCCCCCTTTTATGGTCCTAATCATAGCAATTCTAAATGATg GTACCATCATGACTATATCAAAGGATCGGGTAAAACCATCTCCACTACCTGACAGCTGGAAGCTGGCTGAGATTTTTACAACTGGAGTTGTCCTCGGTGGATACTTGGCAATGATGACAGTAATCTTCTTCTGGGCTGCATATAAGACAGACTTTTTCCCG AGAATATTTCATGTTGAAAGCCTTGAGAAGACAGCTCAAGATGATTTCCAAAAACTTGCCTCTGCTGTTTACCTCCAAGTTAGCACCATCAGCCAAGCTCTCATCTTTGTCACAAGGTCCCGCAGCTGGTCATTTGTTGAGCGCCCTGGATTTCTGCTGGTCTTTGCTTTCTTGGTTGCACAGCTG ATTGCTACACTGATTGCTGTGTATGCTGACTGGGCGTTCACCTCAATCAAAGGCATTGGGTGGGGTTGGGCTGGTATTGTGTGGCTCTACAATCTAATCTTCTACTTCCCACTCGACATTATCAAGTTCCTCATCAGATATGCTTTGAGTGGGAAAGCATGGGATCTTGTCATTGAGCAAAGG ATCGCTTTCACAAGGAAGAAGGACTTTGGtaaggaggagagggagctcAAGTGGGCACATGCTCAGAGGACCCTCCATGGACTGCAGCCGCCTGATGCCAAGATGTTCTCGGAGAAGGCTGGCTACAATGAGCTCAATCAGATGGCTGAAGAGGCGAAGAGGAGGGCGGAGATTGCCAG GCTTAGGGAGCTCCATACGCTCAAGGGGCATGTAGAATCGGTTGTGAAGCTCAAAGGCCTCGACATTGAGACCATCCAGCAGTCTTACACCGTGTGA
- the LOC4352912 gene encoding pentatricopeptide repeat-containing protein At1g74750, producing MLRAKQLGTLTQCARSFYVNGSRCGSTDGASCTCPEDETSAPKRQTANGIEQKFHSTRRPSVKAQTPSVQHVVGSIGRATGYPAPAVHIVPSNSSQETEPASGNTSNHPRTPQVLGNDYVQPSKQTARSISHSAIAGAGVYTELVNLKSTSNNGGTNQASQMATSYSYQPLSDAQPSNIKSHNQHSLPEAKMPYNPSVQNNLGKGVSRSGYAKSNQSFSGPPAMVANSPSQIKNQRHPGQRHTNYHSNNFSTDARWDEVQTQNLSAPAMYTGSGHKSQALAGTIKSHGGGPQSNLRSLKSLRSVEQYYHTLQQMKWGPMTEHVLDNLHCKIDAFQANQVLKLLHDHTIALGFFQWLKRQPGFKHDGHSYTTMIGILGQARQFGTMRKLLDEMNSVHCKPTVVTYNRIIHAYGRANYLREAVKVFEEMQKAGYEPDRVTYCTLIDIHAKGGYLEFAMDLYTRMQEVGLSPDTFTYSAMVNCLGKGGHLAAAYKLFCEMVENGCTPNLVTYNIMIALQAKARNYENVVKLYKDMQVAGFRPDKITYSIVMEVLGHCGHLDEAEAVFIEMRHDWAPDEPVYGLLVDLWGKAGNVDKALGWYHAMLQDGLQPNVPTCNSLLSAFLKINRFQDAYSVLQNMLAQGLVPSLQTYTLLLSCCTEAQAQMGLCCQLMAITGHPAHMFLLYLPDAEPGGQNVRDHTRYFLDMMHSEDRESKRGLMDAVIDFLHKSGLKEEAGFIWEVAAQRNVYPDSVREKDPSYWLINLHLMSEGTAVTALSRTLAWFHRQILTMGKCPERIDIVTGWGRRSRVTGSSLVRQSVQKLLHLFEFPFVTTRGNTGCFVGCGEPLNRWLHNPYVERMHLL from the coding sequence ATGTTGAGGGCAAAGCAACTCGGCACGCTAACCCAGTGTGCACGGTCCTTCTACGTTAATGGGTCAAGGTGTGGTAGCACTGATGGAGCTTCATGCACATGCCCTGAAGATGAAACTTCTGCTCCAAAAAGGCAGACGGCTAATGGTATCGAGCAGAAGTTTCATTCAACTCGCAGACCCTCTGTAAAGGCTCAAACTCCATCTGTACAACATGTTGTTGGATCCATTGGTCGGGCCACTGGTTACCCTGCTCCAGCTGTTCATATTGTTCCTTCCAACTCATCTCAAGAGACAGAGCCAGCATCTGGCAACACTAGCAACCACCCTCGAACTCCTCAGGTGCTAGGAAATGATTATGTACAGCCTTCTAAGCAGACCGCCAGAAGCATTTCTCATTCTGCAATTGCAGGAGCTGGTGTGTACACTGAGTTAGTAAACCTCAAGTCCACATCAAATAATGGAGGCACCAATCAAGCTTCACAGATGGCCACTAGCTATTCTTACCAGCCCTTGTCGGATGCCCAGCCTTCTAATATCAAGTCACACAACCAGCATAGTCTTCCTGAGGCAAAGATGCCTTATAATCCTTCCGTGCAAAATAATCTTGGGAAGGGTGTATCAAGATCTGGCTATGCAAAATCAAACCAGAGTTTTTCAGGACCTCCTGCTATGGTTGCTAATTCACCATCGCAAATAAAGAATCAAAGACATCCTGGTCAGCGCCACACAAATTATCATTCTAACAATTTCAGTACAGATGCTAGGTGGGATGAAGTTCAAACCCAAAACTTGTCAGCTCCAGCTATGTATACTGGTTCTGGTCACAAATCTCAGGCCCTTGCGGGAACAATAAAGAGTCATGGTGGAGGACCTCAGTCTAACTTAAGATCATTGAAGTCATTGCGCTCAGTTGAACAGTACTACCATACACTGCAGCAAATGAAATGGGGTCCTATGACGGAACACGTTCTGGATAATCTCCATTGCAAGATAGATGCATTCCAGGCAAACCAAGTACTCAAGCTGCTTCATGACCACACCATTGCACTTGGTTTCTTCCAGTGGTTAAAGCGGCAACCAGGTTTCAAGCATGATGGTCATAGCTACACAACCATGATAGGCATCCTTGGACAAGCCAGGCAATTTGGTACGATGAGGAAACTTCTTGATGAGATGAACAGTGTTCACTGCAAACCAACTGTTGTAACATACAACAGAATAATACATGCATATGGTCGTGCAAATTATCTAAGAGAGGCTGTTAAAGTATTCGAGGAGATGCAGAAAGCCGGTTATGAGCCAGATCGGGTTACATATTGTACATTGATTGATATCCATGCTAAAGGTGGATACCTGGAATTTGCAATGGATTTATATACCAGGATGCAAGAAGTAGGGCTGTCACCAGATACTTTCACGTACAGTGCCATGGTTAATTGCCTTGGAAAAGGTGGTCACCTGGCAGCTGCTTATAAGCTTTTCTGTGAGATGGTTGAAAATGGCTGCACACCTAACCTAGTTACATACAACATAATGATTGCTCTTCAGGCCAAAGCAAGAAATTATGAAAATGTTGTGAAGCTGTACAAGGACATGCAGGTTGCCGGGTTTCGTCCTGACAAAATAACATACAGTATTGTCATGGAAGTTCTTGGTCATTGTGGTCATCTGGATGAGGCTGAGGCTGTGTTCATTGAGATGAGGCATGACTGGGCTCCTGATGAGCCTGTATATGGTCTTTTGGTGGACCTCTGGGGCAAAGCTGGCAATGTTGACAAGGCACTAGGATGGTATCATGCAATGCTTCAGGATGGTTTGCAGCCCAATGTGCCGACCTGCAATTCCCTACTGAGTGCTTTTCTTAAGATAAACAGGTTCCAAGATGCCTACAGCGTGCTCCAAAACATGCTTGCTCAGGGGCTCGTTCCATCTTTGCAGACCTACACCTTGCTGCTCAGTTGTTGTACTGAGGCTCAAGCACAGATGGGTTTATGCTGCCAGCTCATGGCGATCACTGGACACCCTGCCCACATGTTCTTGTTATATTTGCCCGATGCAGAACCTGGCGGCCAGAATGTGAGGGATCACACCAGATATTTCTTGGACATGATGCACAGTGAGGACAGAGAGAGTAAAAGGGGTTTAATGGATGCTGTCATAGATTTCCTACACAAGTCCGGCCTCAAGGAGGAGGCTGGCTTCATATGGGAGGTTGCTGCCCAGAGGAATGTGTACCCGGATTCTGTGAGGGAGAAGGACCCATCATATTGGCTCATCAACTTACACCTGATGTCGGAGGGCACTGCAGTGACTGCGCTGTCAAGGacactggcttggttccacaGGCAGATTCTGACAATGGGCAAATGCCCTGAAAGAATTGACATTGTCACTGGCTGGGGCAGGAGGAGCAGGGTAACCGGGTCTTCCTTGGTTAGACAGTCAGTTCAGAAGCTGCTACATCTCTTCGAATTCCCGTTCGTCACCACGCGAGGCAATACTGGATGCTTCGTTGGATGTGGGGAGCCACTGAATAGGTGGCTGCACAATCCTTATGTTGAGCGCATGCATCTGCTCTAG